Proteins encoded in a region of the Acidimicrobiales bacterium genome:
- a CDS encoding NAD(P)-dependent oxidoreductase: MKILLADALPASAVARLEAAGDDVLVDPSLTETSLGGALAGVEVLVVRSTRVTAEALAAADELALIVRAGAGTNTIDTAAAAALGIFVCNVPGQNALAVAELAMGLLISVDRHIASATADLRDGKWNKSAYSKADGLYGKSLGIIGLGDIGLAMAERATGFGIDVIAVDKPDRAAATVEQAERAGVRFVPTLDELLSSVDIVSLHVPGGADTKGMVDAGFLAKMRDRAILINTSRGDVVDEAALIDAMTTRGLRAGLDVFADEPGSGTAEFTSALAGHPSVVATHHVGASTEQAQQAVADGTIDVIDEYRAGGVPVNCVNMQAVPDRAATISIRHQDRVGVLAAVLAILRASDLNVSTMSNKVFAGAKAAVATIDVAAVPDAEILDQIRSHEHVINVAVTLA; the protein is encoded by the coding sequence ATGAAGATCCTTCTTGCCGATGCACTACCGGCGTCAGCGGTCGCGCGACTCGAGGCCGCCGGTGACGATGTCCTGGTCGACCCTTCGCTGACCGAAACCAGCTTGGGCGGGGCACTCGCCGGGGTCGAGGTGCTCGTCGTGCGCTCGACCCGGGTGACCGCCGAGGCACTCGCCGCGGCCGATGAACTCGCACTGATCGTGCGGGCCGGCGCCGGCACCAACACCATCGACACGGCAGCGGCCGCCGCGCTCGGCATCTTCGTGTGCAACGTGCCCGGTCAGAATGCGCTCGCCGTGGCCGAGCTGGCGATGGGGCTGCTGATCTCGGTCGACCGCCACATCGCCTCGGCCACCGCCGATCTTCGCGACGGCAAGTGGAACAAGTCGGCCTATTCCAAGGCCGACGGCCTCTACGGGAAGTCCCTGGGCATCATCGGCCTGGGCGACATCGGTCTCGCCATGGCCGAACGGGCCACGGGCTTCGGCATCGACGTCATCGCCGTCGACAAGCCCGATCGGGCGGCCGCCACGGTCGAACAAGCCGAGCGGGCGGGCGTGCGCTTCGTCCCCACCCTCGATGAACTCCTGTCATCGGTCGACATCGTCTCTCTCCACGTCCCGGGCGGTGCCGACACCAAGGGAATGGTCGACGCCGGGTTCCTCGCGAAGATGAGGGACCGGGCGATCCTGATCAACACCTCGCGTGGCGACGTCGTCGACGAAGCAGCGCTGATCGACGCCATGACGACACGCGGTCTGCGGGCCGGACTCGACGTGTTCGCCGACGAACCCGGCTCGGGCACCGCCGAGTTCACGTCCGCCCTGGCCGGCCACCCCTCGGTGGTCGCCACCCACCACGTGGGGGCATCGACCGAGCAGGCCCAGCAGGCGGTGGCCGACGGGACCATCGACGTGATCGACGAGTACCGGGCCGGCGGCGTGCCGGTGAACTGCGTCAACATGCAGGCCGTCCCCGACCGCGCGGCAACGATCTCGATCCGGCACCAGGACCGCGTGGGGGTGCTCGCCGCGGTGCTCGCCATCCTCCGGGCGTCCGATCTCAACGTGTCCACGATGTCCAACAAGGTCTTCGCAGGGGCCAAGGCGGCGGTCGCGACGATCGATGTCGCCGCCGTGCCCGACGCCGAGATCCTCGACCAGATCCGGTCACACGAACATGTGATCAACGTCGCCGTCACCCTCGCATGA
- a CDS encoding phosphotransferase family protein: protein MTDHDQTVRNWVEDELGPVVTLRRQPRWRPVWFATVEGLGEVVVRGDRTDMELIFPLDHEMRFQQIAHAHGIPVPAVHGWIDDIPAYVMDVVPGAPYLLGAGERVRATVMREYMTALADLHRLPVDPFVEAGIVRAESPAESGTIGMARYEERYRRAKRFPDPLLEFGLAWLRRNPPESRGREAPITWDSGQFHHADGHLVALLDLELGHIGDPMMDLAAFRMRDTIGGFGDFDELYGWYESASGTTIDVEAIQRHHVAFTLSNRLAFSSELCDPSPGSDLMTNLQWCRETDLFTTEALAEIIGIDLPEIDLPASQPTRARPAQEQLTQILRSLTVDDEYQAYEVRKAFRLSRHIQRSDEIAAELEHQNLNDLAWLLGTRPTDWRAGDAALERFVLQDHGAHDEYLVELFHKRGLRAQALLGPDGSAMATHNQIQPLPQP, encoded by the coding sequence CTCGGCGAGGTGGTGGTCCGAGGCGACCGCACCGACATGGAGCTCATCTTCCCACTTGACCACGAGATGCGGTTCCAACAGATCGCCCACGCCCACGGCATCCCCGTGCCGGCCGTCCACGGCTGGATCGATGACATACCCGCCTACGTGATGGACGTGGTGCCGGGCGCGCCCTATCTCCTCGGTGCCGGTGAGCGCGTCCGGGCCACGGTGATGCGCGAGTACATGACCGCCCTCGCCGATCTGCACCGACTGCCGGTCGATCCGTTCGTCGAAGCAGGCATCGTGCGCGCCGAATCACCGGCCGAGTCCGGAACCATCGGGATGGCGCGCTACGAGGAGCGCTACCGGCGGGCCAAACGATTCCCCGATCCGCTGCTCGAGTTCGGCTTGGCCTGGCTCCGTCGCAATCCACCCGAATCGAGAGGACGAGAGGCACCGATCACGTGGGACAGCGGCCAGTTCCATCACGCCGACGGCCACCTCGTCGCGTTGCTCGACCTCGAACTCGGCCACATCGGCGACCCGATGATGGATCTTGCGGCCTTCCGCATGCGCGACACGATCGGTGGATTCGGCGACTTCGACGAGCTCTACGGCTGGTACGAGTCGGCGTCCGGGACGACGATCGACGTCGAGGCGATCCAACGCCACCACGTGGCCTTCACACTCTCGAACCGGCTCGCATTCTCCTCGGAGCTCTGCGATCCGTCGCCCGGTAGTGACCTGATGACCAACCTCCAGTGGTGCCGCGAGACCGATCTGTTCACCACCGAGGCACTCGCCGAGATCATCGGCATCGACCTGCCCGAGATCGACCTTCCGGCATCACAGCCCACCCGTGCTCGCCCCGCCCAGGAACAGCTGACGCAGATCCTTCGCAGCCTCACGGTCGACGACGAGTACCAGGCCTACGAGGTTCGCAAGGCGTTCCGGCTCTCACGCCACATCCAGCGCAGTGACGAGATCGCCGCCGAACTCGAACACCAGAACCTGAACGACCTCGCGTGGCTGCTCGGCACACGTCCAACGGACTGGCGAGCCGGCGACGCCGCGCTCGAACGGTTCGTTCTCCAGGACCACGGTGCCCACGACGAGTACCTCGTGGAGCTGTTCCACAAGCGCGGTCTGCGCGCCCAGGCCCTGCTCGGGCCGGACGGATCAGCGATGGCGACCCACAACCAGATCCAGCCGCTCCCGCAGCCGTAG